From a single Oceanobacillus kimchii X50 genomic region:
- a CDS encoding ECF transporter S component yields the protein MQKSKRNNLLKLIIIALLSTISLVLFFINFPLPFLPTPYLKVDFSDVPALIASLIFSPIAGIVVVGFKNLLYLAVSGSADPIGVMSNFIAGVMLVVPVSMIYHRVKGMKGLLTGLVIGTLVMAIGMSVMNYYLILPAYGWFMGWEMSNQVKWISVIAGVLPFNMLKGVFIAVLFIPLFIKLQAWVQQQQTRFSLK from the coding sequence ATGCAAAAATCGAAAAGAAACAATTTATTAAAGTTAATTATCATTGCGTTATTAAGTACAATTTCATTGGTATTATTTTTTATTAATTTTCCATTACCATTTTTACCGACACCATATTTAAAAGTAGACTTTAGTGATGTACCTGCTTTGATAGCTTCATTGATTTTCTCCCCAATTGCAGGCATTGTAGTAGTTGGTTTTAAGAATTTATTGTATCTTGCAGTTTCCGGATCTGCAGATCCAATTGGAGTTATGTCAAACTTTATTGCAGGCGTAATGTTAGTTGTTCCAGTTTCTATGATTTATCACCGAGTAAAAGGTATGAAAGGATTACTAACTGGATTAGTTATTGGTACGCTTGTGATGGCAATTGGAATGAGTGTTATGAATTACTATCTGATTTTACCGGCTTATGGTTGGTTTATGGGATGGGAAATGTCTAATCAAGTTAAATGGATATCTGTTATAGCAGGTGTATTACCATTTAATATGTTAAAAGGTGTATTTATTGCAGTATTGTTTATTCCATTATTTATAAAATTACAAGCCTGGGTTCAACAACAACAAACAAGGTTTTCTCTAAAATAA
- the ytkD gene encoding RNA deprotection pyrophosphohydrolase translates to MNRFKDFYNNTVQLSFLDHPFSREPKHVWVICRYKDKWLLTAHKERGIEFPGGKVEPGETAEQAAVREVMEETGGSVGTLHYIGQYKVDGRNDTVIKNVYFAIIHKLTEQETYYETKGPVLLSVIPKNVRKRKGYSFIMKDDVLHTCMRRIKSIFL, encoded by the coding sequence TTGAATAGATTTAAGGATTTCTATAATAATACAGTACAATTATCATTTTTGGATCATCCATTTTCGAGAGAGCCAAAGCACGTATGGGTTATCTGTCGTTATAAAGATAAGTGGTTACTAACCGCACATAAGGAACGAGGGATTGAATTTCCTGGTGGAAAGGTAGAGCCTGGAGAAACAGCAGAACAAGCGGCGGTTCGAGAAGTTATGGAAGAAACTGGCGGTTCTGTAGGAACACTACATTATATTGGCCAATATAAAGTGGATGGAAGAAATGATACAGTGATAAAAAATGTATATTTTGCTATTATTCATAAGCTAACTGAACAGGAGACTTATTATGAAACGAAAGGTCCAGTTTTATTATCAGTAATACCAAAGAATGTACGTAAACGAAAGGGATATAGTTTTATTATGAAAGACGATGTACTTCATACTTGTATGAGGCGGATAAAATCAATCTTTTTATAA
- a CDS encoding TraR/DksA C4-type zinc finger protein has protein sequence MTNKLSKDKLNYFKKKLQQMKEDLEDRQDNNTSSDELTNFDNHPADLGTEQFEQQRDAGLNLMREDQLQEIEDALQRIEDGTYGISEKSGEPIPEERLEVMPTARLLVSEEEENY, from the coding sequence ATGACAAATAAATTAAGTAAAGATAAGTTAAATTATTTTAAAAAGAAATTACAGCAAATGAAAGAGGATTTAGAGGATAGACAAGACAATAATACGAGTTCTGATGAACTCACTAATTTTGATAATCATCCAGCGGATTTGGGTACAGAACAATTTGAACAACAACGAGATGCTGGTCTTAATCTGATGCGAGAAGATCAATTACAAGAAATTGAAGATGCATTGCAAAGGATCGAAGATGGTACGTATGGGATTAGTGAAAAATCAGGTGAACCTATTCCAGAAGAACGATTAGAAGTAATGCCCACTGCCCGTCTTTTAGTATCAGAGGAAGAAGAAAACTATTAA
- a CDS encoding 1,4-dihydroxy-2-naphthoate polyprenyltransferase: protein MQSKDTSNMKKLLNEREGIHVWWRLLRPHTLTASFVPVFVGTMIAFNEGTINWLIFIAMLIASLLIQSATNMFNEYYDFVRGLDNDQSVGIGGSIVRDGIDPKHIRNLAFLFYGISVLLGIYICVMSSWWVAIIGLICMIIGYLYTGGPIPISYTPFGELFSGVLMGSVIIGITYYIQTETITSEIIWVSIPITIFIGCINFANNIRDREGDKRGGRKTIAVLIGKERSVALLGTLMALAYIMTLLYIFIGFLPIWSFITFLSVPKAYGVIKKFQGKKTSIEMMPAMGATAKTNTMYGMLLGLSLLITALL, encoded by the coding sequence ATGCAATCAAAAGATACATCGAATATGAAAAAATTATTAAATGAACGTGAAGGAATTCACGTTTGGTGGCGACTACTTCGACCACACACGTTGACCGCATCATTTGTCCCAGTTTTTGTTGGAACAATGATTGCATTTAATGAAGGTACCATTAACTGGTTGATTTTCATAGCAATGTTAATAGCTTCTTTATTAATTCAATCAGCTACCAATATGTTTAATGAGTATTATGATTTTGTTCGTGGATTAGATAATGATCAATCTGTTGGGATTGGAGGATCTATTGTACGTGATGGGATAGATCCAAAACATATTCGAAATTTAGCATTCCTATTTTATGGAATATCTGTTTTACTGGGAATATACATTTGTGTGATGTCTAGTTGGTGGGTTGCAATAATTGGTTTAATTTGTATGATAATTGGTTATTTATATACTGGAGGCCCTATTCCAATTTCATATACTCCATTTGGAGAATTATTCTCAGGAGTATTGATGGGATCCGTGATAATTGGTATTACTTACTATATTCAAACGGAGACGATAACTTCGGAAATAATTTGGGTTTCAATACCTATTACTATCTTTATCGGTTGTATCAATTTTGCAAACAATATCCGAGATCGCGAAGGGGACAAACGCGGAGGTAGAAAAACTATTGCAGTCTTGATTGGCAAAGAACGATCCGTTGCACTACTTGGGACATTAATGGCGTTGGCGTATATTATGACCTTATTGTATATCTTTATCGGGTTCCTTCCGATTTGGTCCTTTATCACTTTCTTAAGTGTCCCAAAAGCATATGGAGTCATTAAGAAATTCCAAGGTAAGAAAACATCGATTGAAATGATGCCGGCGATGGGCGCTACTGCAAAAACAAACACAATGTATGGAATGTTATTAGGGCTATCACTACTTATAACAGCATTGTTATAA
- a CDS encoding ABC transporter permease — protein MNDKQLFFNYQRGLKRESKIVLTWQLSILIIFISLWEVSSRLYWIDPLLFSSPSRVFQLIIQRFANGSLLSHIQVTLLETILGFLIGTIGGIVIATLLWASRRFARIMDPYLVIMNAMPKVALGPILIVALGPGYLSIIAMGFIISVIVTTLVVYSAFNEVDPNYQKVMLSFGATRWQCFKEAIFPSALPAIISTLKVNVGLSWVGVIVGEYLVSKQGLGYLIIYGFQVFDFTLVMSSLVIIAILATIMYKFVEKIEQLLIRNRSV, from the coding sequence ATGAATGATAAACAACTGTTTTTTAATTACCAACGAGGCTTAAAACGGGAGAGTAAAATCGTATTGACTTGGCAACTATCCATTCTCATTATTTTTATTAGTTTATGGGAAGTTTCAAGCCGATTGTACTGGATAGATCCTTTATTATTTAGTTCCCCTAGTAGAGTTTTTCAATTAATTATTCAACGATTCGCTAATGGTTCACTATTATCTCATATTCAAGTTACCCTGTTAGAAACAATCTTAGGATTTCTAATTGGAACCATAGGAGGAATAGTAATCGCAACCTTATTATGGGCTTCTAGACGCTTTGCAAGAATAATGGATCCTTATCTTGTTATCATGAATGCAATGCCAAAGGTTGCGTTAGGCCCAATTCTCATTGTTGCATTAGGTCCTGGTTACCTTTCCATTATTGCCATGGGATTCATTATTTCCGTTATCGTTACAACACTAGTAGTGTATTCTGCTTTTAATGAGGTCGATCCGAATTATCAAAAAGTAATGCTTAGTTTTGGAGCAACCAGGTGGCAATGCTTTAAAGAAGCTATTTTTCCTTCTGCATTACCCGCAATTATCTCAACGCTTAAAGTAAATGTTGGATTGTCTTGGGTAGGTGTGATTGTAGGGGAATACCTTGTTTCAAAACAAGGGTTAGGTTACCTCATCATCTATGGTTTCCAAGTGTTTGATTTTACTCTAGTGATGTCTAGCTTAGTAATTATCGCTATACTTGCGACGATTATGTATAAATTTGTAGAAAAAATTGAACAGTTACTCATACGAAATAGAAGCGTGTAA
- the menD gene encoding 2-succinyl-5-enolpyruvyl-6-hydroxy-3-cyclohexene-1-carboxylic-acid synthase produces MDYTEKLTRYVANFVDELAKSGVTDVVISPGSRSTPLALVFTEHPSIKEWIIVDERSAAFFALGLAKKSNRAVVVVCTSGTAAANYYPAIVEAHYSRVPLLVLTADRPHELRHIGAPQTIEQIKMYGDYTKWFHEMALPEATDRMLHYVRNKASHAKHVAEEGNPGVVHLNFPLREPLTPNFSLDSIWSTNSYTRQNIMQEGTKQLTTKQLQSLLEELGPNKKGLFVCGPQTDAKFADAVTSLAGKWGIPVVADPLSQIRTGKHHKDNVIDGYDAFLREPEIRDKLKPDYIIRFGAMPVSKAYLFYVMENVDIPQYVIEPSEGIRDHSSNQGTFLFAEPTIFCEQLNQMTENQDVSIEWLKTWQEMNQIAKHYLLEGNEEQITEGEAVRGLAEVIPDGSTLYVGNSMAIRDVDTFYMTSPKSINILANRGANGIDGMVSSGVGASADNERVTLLLGDLSLFHDMNGLFAAKHYTLPITIVLINNNGGGIFSFLPQAKDKRHFEALFGTPMNLSFEQVARLYDANYNHVNTEEELKVALYESYRLDGLSIIEVKTDREQNVLWHQAKWQSIKKAILKDG; encoded by the coding sequence ATGGATTATACAGAAAAGTTAACGCGCTATGTCGCGAATTTTGTAGATGAATTAGCAAAAAGTGGTGTGACGGATGTGGTGATTTCTCCTGGATCTCGTTCTACACCACTTGCTCTTGTATTTACAGAGCATCCATCCATAAAAGAGTGGATTATCGTCGATGAGCGTTCTGCTGCTTTTTTCGCTTTAGGATTAGCGAAGAAATCAAATCGTGCAGTGGTAGTAGTATGTACTTCAGGAACAGCAGCAGCAAACTATTATCCTGCAATTGTGGAAGCGCATTATAGTCGTGTACCACTTCTTGTATTAACTGCTGATCGTCCGCATGAGCTGAGACATATCGGAGCTCCTCAAACAATTGAACAAATTAAAATGTATGGTGACTATACAAAATGGTTTCATGAAATGGCTTTGCCGGAAGCAACAGATAGGATGTTGCATTATGTTCGTAATAAAGCATCTCATGCGAAACACGTTGCAGAGGAAGGGAATCCTGGAGTTGTCCATTTAAACTTCCCATTACGCGAACCGCTAACACCTAATTTTTCTTTGGATTCTATTTGGAGTACAAACAGCTATACTAGACAAAATATTATGCAAGAAGGAACAAAACAATTAACTACAAAGCAATTGCAAAGTTTACTAGAGGAGCTCGGTCCAAACAAAAAAGGATTGTTTGTATGTGGACCACAGACAGATGCTAAGTTTGCGGATGCAGTCACTTCATTAGCTGGGAAGTGGGGAATTCCTGTAGTTGCTGACCCTTTATCACAGATAAGAACGGGAAAGCATCATAAGGACAATGTAATTGATGGGTACGATGCGTTCTTAAGAGAACCGGAAATTAGAGATAAACTAAAGCCCGATTATATTATCCGGTTTGGAGCTATGCCAGTTTCTAAAGCGTATTTATTTTATGTTATGGAAAATGTGGATATACCGCAGTACGTAATCGAGCCTTCGGAGGGAATACGAGATCATTCGTCTAATCAAGGAACATTTTTATTTGCAGAACCAACTATATTTTGTGAACAACTTAATCAAATGACTGAGAATCAAGATGTATCTATTGAATGGCTAAAGACTTGGCAAGAGATGAATCAAATTGCTAAGCATTATCTTTTAGAGGGTAACGAAGAGCAAATAACTGAAGGAGAGGCTGTTCGAGGTTTAGCTGAAGTAATCCCAGATGGAAGCACTTTGTATGTTGGGAATAGCATGGCAATTCGAGATGTAGATACGTTTTATATGACTTCACCTAAATCAATAAATATATTAGCGAATCGTGGCGCTAACGGTATTGATGGTATGGTTTCAAGTGGAGTAGGAGCTTCTGCAGATAATGAAAGGGTAACATTATTACTTGGTGACTTATCTTTATTTCACGATATGAATGGGTTATTTGCTGCAAAACATTATACATTACCAATTACAATTGTGTTAATCAATAATAATGGTGGTGGGATATTTTCCTTCTTGCCTCAAGCTAAGGATAAGCGACATTTTGAAGCTTTGTTTGGTACTCCAATGAACTTGTCCTTTGAACAGGTGGCGAGACTGTATGATGCAAATTACAATCATGTGAATACAGAGGAAGAATTAAAAGTAGCTTTATATGAAAGTTATCGACTTGATGGTCTATCAATTATTGAGGTAAAAACAGATCGCGAACAAAATGTTCTATGGCACCAAGCAAAATGGCAATCGATTAAGAAAGCTATTTTAAAGGATGGTTAG
- the menB gene encoding 1,4-dihydroxy-2-naphthoyl-CoA synthase, with protein sequence MSVEWQKVNSYEEIIYEKYNGIAKVTINRPEKRNAFTPLTVKEMIDAFIDARDDSTIGVIVLAGEGEKAFCSGGDQSVRGHGGYVGTDEIPRLNVLDLQRLIRTIPKPVIAMVSGYAIGGGHVLHVVCDLTIAADNAIFGQTGPKVGSFDAGYGAGYLARLVGHKRAREIWYLCRQYNAEEAYEMGLVNTVVPLEKLEEETIQWCEEILEKSPTALRFLKASFNADTDGLAGLQQLGGDATLLYYTTDEAKEGRDAFKEKRKPNFKQFPRFP encoded by the coding sequence ATGTCTGTAGAATGGCAAAAAGTAAATAGCTATGAAGAAATAATTTATGAAAAATATAATGGTATTGCAAAAGTAACCATTAATCGTCCTGAAAAACGAAATGCATTTACACCATTAACGGTAAAAGAGATGATTGATGCATTTATTGATGCGCGTGATGATTCTACTATCGGTGTTATTGTATTAGCTGGTGAAGGTGAAAAAGCTTTCTGTTCAGGTGGAGATCAATCTGTACGTGGACATGGAGGTTATGTTGGTACGGACGAGATTCCGCGATTGAATGTTTTAGATTTACAAAGACTAATTCGTACTATACCAAAACCTGTAATTGCAATGGTATCTGGTTACGCTATTGGCGGAGGGCATGTACTACATGTAGTTTGTGACTTAACAATTGCTGCAGACAATGCTATTTTTGGCCAAACTGGTCCAAAAGTGGGTAGTTTCGATGCGGGATATGGAGCAGGTTATTTAGCACGTCTAGTTGGTCATAAACGCGCACGTGAAATCTGGTACTTATGTCGTCAATATAATGCTGAAGAAGCTTATGAAATGGGGCTTGTAAATACGGTTGTTCCACTAGAAAAACTTGAGGAAGAAACTATCCAATGGTGTGAGGAAATTCTAGAAAAATCTCCAACAGCCTTACGTTTCTTAAAAGCTTCATTTAATGCGGATACAGATGGCCTAGCTGGACTGCAGCAACTAGGAGGAGACGCTACATTATTGTATTATACAACGGATGAAGCTAAAGAGGGGCGCGATGCGTTTAAAGAAAAAAGAAAACCTAACTTTAAACAATTCCCTCGTTTCCCTTAA
- a CDS encoding o-succinylbenzoate--CoA ligase — translation MSETTPHWLTKRADLSPNKKAIEFEDGSSITYLELFHRSQSYAKKLAKLGLQKGDHIAILSTNSVEMIQAVYACSYLGTVVVLLNTKLTLNELNQQLLDSDAKMIISSGSFKSKEFAIQQINYRDLESVSEKQIGITLNEEICLDDIFTMMYTSGTTGFPKAVQQTYGNHWWSATSSVLNLGLHENDKWLIPLPLFHVSGLSTMLKSVIYGMPIYVLEKFDVEKVHDAIMNRNVTIVSVVTVMVQHLVKRLGNNHYPNCFRCMLLGGGPAPKSLLEEAKKRNIPVFQSYGMTETSSQIVTLTPEEALNKIGSSGKPLFPAQLKIDHNKNEPNQIGEIMVKGPMVTKGYYKRTETNKEVFENNWLHTGDMGYLDEQGYLYVVDRRNDLIISGGENIYPSEIENVLVQIDGIEEAGVKGIPNEEWGMVPAAFIVCSKPIDMKVINTHLEKYLAKYKHPKEIHVINELPRNATNKLVRHRLGK, via the coding sequence ATGAGTGAAACAACTCCACATTGGTTAACAAAACGAGCAGATCTATCCCCAAATAAAAAGGCGATTGAGTTTGAGGATGGGAGTTCTATTACGTACCTTGAATTATTTCATCGAAGTCAATCCTATGCGAAAAAGTTAGCAAAACTTGGCTTACAAAAAGGTGATCACATTGCTATTCTTTCTACGAATAGTGTCGAAATGATTCAAGCTGTTTATGCATGTAGTTACTTGGGTACAGTAGTCGTTTTGTTAAATACTAAGCTGACATTGAACGAACTAAATCAACAGCTACTTGATTCTGATGCTAAGATGATTATTAGTTCCGGTTCTTTCAAGTCCAAAGAATTTGCAATTCAACAAATTAATTATAGAGATTTAGAATCTGTATCGGAAAAACAAATTGGTATAACCTTAAACGAAGAAATTTGTTTAGATGATATATTTACAATGATGTATACATCTGGTACTACTGGATTCCCCAAAGCTGTTCAGCAAACTTATGGCAATCATTGGTGGAGTGCAACTAGTTCTGTACTAAATTTAGGACTGCATGAGAATGATAAATGGTTAATACCCTTGCCTCTATTTCATGTAAGTGGTTTGTCCACCATGTTAAAGAGTGTGATTTATGGAATGCCAATCTATGTACTAGAAAAGTTCGATGTAGAAAAGGTTCATGATGCCATAATGAATCGCAATGTTACGATTGTGTCCGTTGTTACTGTAATGGTGCAACACTTAGTTAAGCGACTCGGAAACAATCATTATCCGAATTGTTTTCGTTGTATGCTTCTAGGCGGTGGTCCAGCTCCTAAGTCATTATTAGAAGAAGCAAAGAAAAGAAACATACCAGTTTTTCAGTCCTATGGTATGACAGAAACATCGTCACAAATCGTTACATTGACTCCCGAAGAAGCATTAAATAAGATTGGTTCTTCGGGCAAACCACTTTTTCCCGCTCAGCTTAAAATTGATCACAATAAAAACGAACCAAATCAAATTGGAGAAATTATGGTAAAAGGTCCAATGGTTACAAAGGGATACTATAAACGAACAGAGACGAATAAGGAAGTATTTGAAAATAATTGGCTGCACACTGGAGATATGGGATATTTGGATGAACAAGGTTATTTATATGTGGTTGATCGGCGAAATGATTTAATTATTTCTGGTGGAGAAAATATCTATCCTTCTGAAATAGAAAATGTGTTAGTACAAATTGACGGAATTGAAGAAGCAGGGGTTAAGGGTATTCCGAATGAAGAATGGGGAATGGTTCCTGCTGCATTTATTGTATGTAGTAAACCCATAGATATGAAAGTGATTAATACACATCTAGAGAAGTATTTAGCAAAGTATAAACATCCGAAAGAAATTCATGTAATTAATGAACTTCCTAGAAATGCTACCAATAAGCTTGTACGCCATAGATTAGGAAAATAA
- a CDS encoding isochorismate synthase, whose protein sequence is MIGIEEKQLAILVDKAINEMLSEDQAKLFSYTKKINHPNIYSFLQLAGDRKLTRSFWSSNSNDVTILGAGQAVTIQAEGQRFRSIENDWNELLKRATIHNPFEKQGTGIVGLGGFAFDPKKESTHLWRNFPAGQLTIPQVMVTIVDNQCYLTFNMYLHTNDHGFQLMEEYKELESYLLGESNFLKQDINMIEKKEVNPQQWMHTVQKATEEMKTSITNKIVLAREIRLRFDKRADIPSIIRKLLETQSNSYIFAYEIDGDCFVGATPERLVKVEGNKLFSTCLAGTAPRGKTTKEDQKIAEDLFTDPKNRKEHDYVVQMIRKAVERYCTNVDIPSEPQVYIYKTLQHLYTPVTAKLMNSNSIFSIIEELHPTPALGGTPREESMSFIRNNERLDRGWYGAPIGWLDSNNNGEFAVAIRSAMIQGTEASLFAGCGIVSDSDPVSEYEETNIKLMPMLSVLGG, encoded by the coding sequence ATGATTGGAATAGAAGAAAAACAACTAGCAATTCTTGTTGATAAAGCAATTAATGAAATGTTATCTGAAGATCAAGCTAAGTTGTTTAGTTACACGAAAAAAATTAACCATCCTAACATATACTCTTTTTTGCAATTAGCAGGAGATAGGAAATTAACAAGAAGTTTCTGGTCGAGTAATTCGAACGATGTAACCATTCTTGGTGCTGGACAGGCAGTTACCATACAAGCGGAAGGTCAGCGTTTTCGATCAATAGAAAATGATTGGAATGAGTTGTTGAAAAGAGCCACTATTCACAATCCTTTTGAAAAGCAAGGAACTGGAATTGTAGGACTAGGTGGTTTTGCATTTGATCCAAAAAAAGAATCAACACACTTGTGGCGTAATTTTCCAGCTGGTCAATTAACGATACCTCAAGTTATGGTTACAATAGTAGACAATCAATGTTATTTAACTTTCAATATGTATTTGCATACAAATGATCATGGCTTTCAATTAATGGAAGAATACAAAGAATTGGAGTCTTATTTATTAGGAGAATCGAATTTTTTAAAACAAGATATTAACATGATTGAAAAGAAAGAAGTAAATCCACAACAATGGATGCATACTGTTCAAAAAGCAACAGAAGAAATGAAAACTTCCATTACCAATAAGATTGTATTGGCAAGAGAGATTCGTTTACGTTTTGATAAACGAGCAGATATTCCCTCGATTATAAGAAAACTATTAGAAACGCAATCGAATAGTTATATTTTTGCATATGAGATTGACGGCGATTGTTTTGTAGGGGCTACTCCTGAACGACTTGTTAAAGTGGAAGGAAATAAATTATTTTCTACTTGTCTCGCAGGTACTGCACCAAGAGGAAAGACAACTAAAGAAGACCAAAAAATTGCTGAGGATCTTTTTACAGATCCAAAGAATCGAAAAGAGCATGACTATGTTGTTCAAATGATTAGAAAAGCAGTTGAAAGATACTGTACTAATGTAGATATTCCTAGTGAACCACAAGTGTATATCTATAAGACATTACAACATCTTTATACACCTGTAACTGCTAAATTAATGAATAGCAATAGTATCTTCTCTATTATAGAGGAACTTCATCCAACTCCAGCTTTAGGTGGAACACCTAGGGAAGAATCCATGTCTTTTATTAGAAATAATGAACGGTTAGACAGAGGTTGGTACGGTGCTCCTATTGGATGGCTAGATAGTAATAATAATGGTGAGTTTGCCGTAGCTATACGTTCTGCCATGATTCAAGGAACTGAGGCGTCACTTTTTGCAGGCTGCGGAATTGTATCAGATTCAGATCCAGTGAGTGAATATGAAGAAACAAATATTAAATTGATGCCAATGCTCTCTGTTTTAGGAGGATAG
- the menH gene encoding 2-succinyl-6-hydroxy-2,4-cyclohexadiene-1-carboxylate synthase gives MSLEDNELYYEIVGDGEPIVMLHGFTGTRHTWGSLKTFLSDYQLILFDLPGHGCSKGYSLTSMKACCKQLRKQLNKMNIMKFHLVGYSMGGRTAIHFANEFPHMVQSLILESASPGLSSELEQSQRQQNDKNLANYILQNGIEEFVNYWQDIPLFLSQKELSEEKQQQIRNERLSHQREGLVHSLHSMGTGAQPSFWNDLEQMIMRVLLVVGEKDSKFVKINNKMREKLPNAELTVCKNVGHAVHVENPQIFGKIVEEFLNRNPIAT, from the coding sequence ATGAGTTTGGAAGATAATGAATTGTACTATGAAATAGTTGGAGATGGTGAACCGATTGTGATGTTACATGGGTTTACAGGAACACGTCATACTTGGGGATCATTAAAGACTTTTTTAAGCGACTATCAATTAATTTTATTTGATCTTCCAGGGCATGGTTGTTCGAAGGGGTATTCTCTGACCTCGATGAAGGCATGTTGTAAGCAACTTAGAAAACAGCTAAATAAAATGAATATAATGAAATTCCACTTAGTCGGCTATTCTATGGGAGGACGTACTGCAATTCATTTTGCTAATGAATTTCCTCATATGGTACAATCATTAATTTTAGAAAGTGCTTCCCCTGGTTTATCCTCTGAATTAGAGCAAAGCCAGCGACAGCAAAATGATAAGAATTTGGCAAACTATATATTACAAAATGGTATAGAAGAATTTGTTAATTATTGGCAAGATATTCCCTTATTTTTATCACAAAAGGAACTTTCTGAAGAAAAGCAGCAACAAATTAGAAATGAACGTCTTTCTCATCAACGAGAAGGGTTAGTACATTCACTTCATTCTATGGGGACAGGGGCACAACCTTCATTTTGGAACGATTTAGAACAAATGATTATGAGGGTATTGTTAGTAGTAGGAGAAAAAGATTCTAAATTTGTAAAAATTAATAATAAAATGAGAGAAAAACTTCCAAATGCGGAGTTAACAGTATGTAAAAATGTTGGTCATGCAGTTCATGTGGAAAATCCACAAATCTTTGGTAAAATAGTAGAAGAGTTTCTAAATAGAAACCCAATTGCTACATAA